A region of Gammaproteobacteria bacterium DNA encodes the following proteins:
- a CDS encoding class II glutamine amidotransferase, whose protein sequence is MCELLGMSANVPTDIRFSFTGLMQRGGHTGPHRDGWGIGFYEGRACRLFHDPQASADSQVARLIKSYSIKSRIVVSHIRRANRGRVCLENTHPFSRELWGCSWTFAHNGQLKGVKKLPLSFYKPIGTTDSEHAFCWMLDRIRGRYRNAPRRPETLWRFIYDLAWELRKRGSFNFLLSDSKFLYGHCSTHLCWITRRAPFGRARLIDAEVVVDFEKETTPKDIVTVIASRPLTHDEEWTIMKRGAFNVFTNGVPVGNHGAYVD, encoded by the coding sequence ATGTGTGAATTACTTGGGATGAGTGCTAATGTACCAACCGATATCCGCTTTAGCTTTACGGGGCTAATGCAGCGCGGCGGCCACACTGGGCCACATCGTGACGGCTGGGGCATTGGATTTTACGAAGGACGAGCTTGTCGTCTCTTTCACGATCCCCAGGCAAGCGCGGACTCACAGGTTGCGCGTCTTATCAAGAGCTACTCAATTAAAAGCAGGATTGTTGTAAGTCACATTCGCAGAGCGAACCGTGGTCGCGTTTGCCTAGAGAATACCCATCCATTTTCTAGAGAACTTTGGGGATGTAGCTGGACTTTCGCTCATAATGGCCAGTTGAAGGGCGTAAAAAAGCTACCATTATCATTTTACAAACCCATTGGCACAACTGATAGTGAGCACGCGTTCTGCTGGATGTTAGATAGGATCCGCGGGCGATATCGCAATGCGCCGCGTCGCCCGGAGACACTTTGGAGGTTTATATATGATTTGGCCTGGGAGTTGCGGAAACGCGGATCGTTTAATTTTTTACTGAGCGATTCGAAGTTTCTATATGGCCACTGCAGCACGCATCTCTGTTGGATAACGCGGCGTGCGCCCTTTGGAAGGGCACGCTTGATCGATGCAGAGGTCGTCGTGGACTTTGAGAAAGAAACCACACCAAAGGATATTGTGACAGTTATCGCATCGCGACCACTTACACACGACGAAGAATGGACGATAATGAAACGGGGAGCATTCAACGTTTTTACTAATGGGGTTCCGGTGGGGAACCACGGGGCTTACGTTGATTAA
- a CDS encoding class II fumarate hydratase: protein MIEKDYRTERDSMGEIKVPLEALYGAHTQRAVENFPVSGLRMPRAFIRALGVIKAAAANANEELSLLETDMAEAIVNAAAEVEHGEHDQHFPIDVFQTGSGTSTNMNANEVIACLAAERLGNPVHPNDHVNMGQSSNDVIPTAIHVSVILEIEDLLLPALGHLADTIAGRARELDSIVKTGRTHLMDAMPVRVGQELSAWEAQVGHGRERIDSALERLRALAIGGSAVGTGINAHPEFGQRVVANLTAATGAHFATMPNYFEGLSSQDAAVEMSGQLKTVAVSLMKIANDLRWMNSGPLAGLAEISLPALQPGSSIMPGKVNPVIPEAVMMASAQVIGNDVTVTIGGQAGNFQLNVMLPVIAYNLLQSVELLSNSARLIADKAIAGFTVNVEKLHEALEKNPILVTALNAVIGYEKGAQIAKKAYAEGRPIWEVAMEMTDLSKEELVRLLDPKELTKGGIRK, encoded by the coding sequence ATGATTGAAAAAGATTATCGTACTGAGAGGGACAGCATGGGTGAGATTAAAGTCCCTTTGGAGGCTTTGTACGGGGCCCATACGCAGCGCGCTGTGGAGAACTTTCCAGTCAGTGGGCTAAGAATGCCTCGGGCGTTTATCCGTGCATTGGGGGTTATCAAGGCGGCGGCGGCGAATGCCAACGAGGAACTTAGTCTGTTGGAGACTGATATGGCGGAAGCCATCGTGAACGCTGCGGCCGAAGTGGAGCACGGCGAGCACGACCAACATTTCCCGATAGATGTATTTCAGACTGGGTCGGGAACCAGTACGAATATGAACGCAAATGAAGTGATCGCTTGCCTAGCCGCGGAGCGTCTAGGAAATCCAGTACACCCGAATGATCACGTTAATATGGGTCAGAGTAGTAACGATGTCATACCCACGGCGATTCATGTCAGTGTAATCTTGGAGATCGAAGATTTATTATTACCTGCGCTTGGTCATCTTGCCGATACCATCGCGGGGCGTGCTCGGGAGCTGGATAGTATTGTGAAGACCGGGCGCACCCACTTGATGGACGCCATGCCGGTGCGCGTTGGGCAGGAGCTCAGCGCTTGGGAGGCGCAGGTTGGGCATGGACGCGAGCGCATCGATTCAGCACTGGAGCGCTTACGAGCGTTGGCGATTGGTGGATCCGCTGTGGGTACCGGCATCAACGCGCATCCGGAATTCGGTCAAAGGGTAGTAGCTAATCTTACGGCTGCAACAGGCGCGCACTTTGCCACTATGCCAAATTATTTTGAGGGCCTAAGTTCTCAGGACGCAGCTGTGGAAATGAGCGGCCAGTTAAAGACCGTCGCGGTGAGTCTAATGAAGATCGCCAATGATCTGCGCTGGATGAATAGTGGGCCGCTGGCGGGTCTGGCAGAAATTAGCTTGCCAGCCTTGCAGCCAGGCAGCAGCATTATGCCGGGAAAGGTGAATCCTGTGATCCCAGAAGCAGTCATGATGGCCTCTGCTCAGGTCATAGGGAACGACGTAACGGTTACCATCGGTGGTCAAGCCGGAAATTTTCAGCTGAACGTGATGTTACCGGTTATTGCGTACAATTTACTGCAGAGTGTTGAACTATTATCAAACTCTGCGCGGCTCATTGCTGATAAGGCTATTGCAGGATTCACAGTCAACGTGGAAAAGCTGCACGAGGCCCTTGAGAAGAATCCAATCCTTGTTACAGCGTTAAATGCGGTAATTGGTTATGAGAAGGGTGCTCAGATTGCAAAGAAGGCGTACGCAGAAGGGCGTCCAATTTGGGAGGTGGCAATGGAAATGACCGACCTTTCGAAAGAGGAACTTGTCCGGCTACTCGACCCTAAAGAGTTGACTAAGGGAGGGATCCGGAAATAA
- a CDS encoding class I SAM-dependent methyltransferase, which translates to METEIPPSGDIQILDVGAGRGGLSRRLLNAGYSVQGCDLFPDNFDVPGVECRRVDATGHLPYSDGSVDLVLAVELIEHLEDHCGLFNEVSRILRPGGTLAFSTPNIISLKSKLAFLFTRLFLLIPNIGSKSVGSSVATHHTIYA; encoded by the coding sequence GTGGAAACAGAAATCCCGCCCTCAGGGGATATTCAGATCTTAGACGTTGGAGCAGGTCGTGGGGGACTTTCTCGAAGGCTACTCAACGCCGGCTATTCCGTACAGGGCTGTGATCTATTTCCTGATAACTTTGATGTTCCTGGCGTGGAGTGCCGACGCGTGGATGCTACCGGGCATTTACCTTATTCTGATGGCTCGGTCGATCTAGTCTTGGCAGTCGAGCTAATAGAACATCTCGAAGACCACTGCGGTCTGTTCAACGAAGTATCGCGGATTTTAAGACCGGGTGGCACACTTGCATTCAGTACGCCAAATATCATTTCATTGAAGTCCAAACTCGCATTCTTATTCACTAGGCTATTTCTACTCATTCCCAACATTGGATCCAAATCAGTTGGATCCAGTGTCGCAACACATCACACCATTTACGCTTGA